A genomic window from Glycine max cultivar Williams 82 chromosome 17, Glycine_max_v4.0, whole genome shotgun sequence includes:
- the LOC100804450 gene encoding homeobox-leucine zipper protein HAT5 — protein MAASGSSFSNITSFLRNQQPSSQPLDSSLFLSAPSIFVSGSRSMVSFEAEGGKGCNGSFFRAFDMDDNGDECMDEYFHKPEKKRRLSMNQVQFLEKSFEEENKLEPERKTKLAKDLGLRPRQVAIWFQNRRARWKTKTLEKDYEALHASFENLKSNYDSLLKEKDNLKAEVASLNEKVLARGKQEGHMKQQAESEEETKRLLHLQEQEPPQRLLLESVSEGEGSKVSSVVGGCKQEDISSARSDILDSDSPHYTDGVNSALLEHGDSSYVFEHDQSDMSQDEEDNLSKSLYPSYLFPKLEEDVDYSDPPESSCNFGFSEEDHALWTWAY, from the exons ATGGCGGCTAGTGGAAGTTCCTTTTCCAACATCACTAGCTTCCTTCGCAACCAACAACCCTCTTCCCAACCTCTCGATtcttctctcttcctctctgctccttcaatttttgtttcagGTTCGAGATCCATGGTGAGTTTTGAAGCAGAAGGAGGGAAGGGGTGTAACGGCTCCTTCTTCCGCGCGTTTGACATGGACGACAATGGGGACGAGTGCATGGATGAGTACTTTCATAAACCCGAGAAGAAGCGTCGTCTCTCCATGAACCAGGTTCAGTTTCTGGAGAAGAGTTTCGAGGAGGAGAACAAGCTTGAACCGGAGAGAAAGACCAAGCTTGCCAAAGACCTTGGTTTGCGGCCACGGCAAGTTGCTATTTGGTTCCAGAACCGTCGAGCTCGCTGGAAGACCAAGACGCTGGAGAAGGATTACGAGGCTCTGCATGCAAGTTTTGAGAATCTTAAGTCCAACTATGACAGCCTCCTCAAGGAGAAAGACAACTTAAAAGCTGAG GTGGCGAGCCTCAATGAGAAGGTGCTTGCAAGAGGGAAACAAGAGGGGCACATGAAGCAGCAGGctgaaagtgaagaagaaacaaaaagattattgcatttgcAGGAACAGGAACCACCCCAGAGGCTTTTACTGGAATCAGTTTCGGAGGGAGAAGGATCCAAAGTCTCTTCTGTTGTCGGGGGTTGTAAACAGGAAGATATCAGTTCAGCCAGGAGTGATATTTTGGATTCAGATAGTCCACATTACACCGATGGAGTTAACTCCGCACTGCTAGAGCATGGTGATTCTTCTTATGTGTTTGAGCATGATCAATCGGATATGTCACAAGATGAAGAAGATAACCTCAGCAAAAGTCTCTACCCTTCGTACCTCTTTCCCAAACTTGAAGAAGATGTGGATTACTCCGACCCGCCTGAAAGTTCTTGTAATTTTGGATTTTCTGAGGAAGATCACGCCCTTTGGACCTGGGCATACTAA